The following are encoded in a window of Mycobacterium sp. ELW1 genomic DNA:
- a CDS encoding uracil-DNA glycosylase family protein, whose translation MTTDNREQAKARLDSQIKRCRKCVEPDRLNIPGITASAAGFGSIDSPVAIVGEALCRRCMDAGEPFVGGSGRILKLCFDRANVDKDDLFITNSIHCHPPGDRDPLPHESKNCEPFLREELLEIVRPRLVIGVGKFAKAAVLSIYDARVDAEARELNWPFRVPRPRRSDPPHITYCLFPKHPYWIMTRPAPMREEYIRNVGRAIEWAFASNAN comes from the coding sequence GTGACGACCGATAACCGGGAGCAAGCAAAAGCGCGCCTCGACAGTCAGATCAAACGATGCCGAAAGTGCGTTGAGCCTGACCGTCTCAATATTCCCGGAATCACTGCGTCCGCTGCTGGTTTCGGGTCGATTGACTCACCGGTGGCGATCGTCGGCGAAGCCCTGTGTCGCCGATGCATGGATGCGGGCGAACCGTTCGTCGGTGGCAGCGGACGCATCCTCAAGCTTTGCTTTGACCGGGCGAACGTCGATAAGGACGATCTGTTCATCACGAACTCGATCCACTGTCACCCGCCAGGTGATCGTGACCCGCTGCCGCATGAAAGCAAAAACTGCGAGCCCTTCTTGCGGGAAGAACTGTTGGAGATCGTTCGACCGCGCCTGGTCATCGGTGTCGGCAAATTCGCCAAGGCGGCGGTCCTGTCGATCTATGACGCCAGGGTCGATGCCGAGGCCCGAGAGCTGAATTGGCCCTTTCGCGTTCCCCGGCCTCGCCGATCCGACCCGCCGCACATCACCTACTGCCTGTTCCCCAAGCATCCGTACTGGATCATGACCAGGCCTGCTCCTATGCGCGAGGAGTACATCCGGAACGTCGGACGCGCGATTGAGTGGGCCTTCGCTTCCAATGCCAACTAA
- a CDS encoding site-specific integrase, with the protein MSTNDTEQGQPKRTRRAEPISTHVAKNGTTTYWFQVDVGLKPDGSRDRRKFTFRTKAEARREFRRITSEVTAGTYNKPTAITVDEACEGWLAGRRGIRQVTKYSYEMDLKPVRRYLGGKKLQALTKADGDALVRWMLTEARTSPKHYRDGSLAGRVVALVAEHPEGITAAKLVAAMPNGDVHTCLTALARAGRVTRVRRGVYAPAAEESTAPDEKRGLSPQTIRSTLTTFGAVVQSYVDQGVLPRNVIALVERPKDADPDDAQRTGEADDIEATAKSWTLGEVGQFREAVADHRLYACWLLSCYGMRRSEVLGLRWSAVNLDTGTLSVRRGRVAVGNEAIEGAPKSKRSRRDLPLPDDVVAALRALRQCQRAEALALGLGWTEDRPVAVRGDGEPLRPESYTDEFQRLRTRAGLRRIKLHGLRNTSVSLMLDQGHPPHIVAAWHGHDPAVTLSIYADVKADELRAVGASLFG; encoded by the coding sequence ATGAGCACCAACGACACCGAGCAAGGCCAGCCGAAGCGCACCCGTCGCGCTGAGCCGATCAGCACCCACGTTGCCAAGAACGGCACCACCACGTACTGGTTCCAGGTGGACGTTGGCCTCAAACCCGACGGGTCGCGCGACCGCCGCAAGTTTACGTTCCGCACCAAAGCCGAAGCGCGGCGCGAGTTTCGGCGCATCACCAGCGAGGTGACTGCGGGCACGTACAACAAGCCAACCGCAATCACAGTGGACGAGGCGTGCGAGGGCTGGCTCGCCGGTCGGCGCGGCATCCGACAGGTCACCAAGTACTCGTACGAGATGGATCTCAAGCCTGTGCGCCGCTACCTCGGCGGCAAGAAGCTCCAGGCGCTCACCAAGGCCGACGGCGACGCCTTGGTGCGGTGGATGCTGACCGAGGCGCGCACGTCACCCAAGCACTACCGGGACGGCTCGCTCGCGGGTCGGGTCGTCGCGTTGGTGGCCGAGCATCCCGAGGGCATCACCGCCGCCAAGTTGGTCGCCGCAATGCCAAACGGTGACGTGCACACATGCCTCACTGCCCTGGCTCGCGCGGGGCGAGTGACCCGTGTTCGCCGCGGTGTGTACGCGCCCGCCGCCGAGGAGAGCACCGCACCCGACGAGAAGCGGGGCCTCAGCCCCCAGACGATCCGGTCGACGCTGACCACGTTCGGGGCAGTCGTCCAGAGCTACGTCGATCAGGGTGTGTTGCCCCGCAACGTGATTGCGTTGGTCGAGCGGCCCAAGGACGCCGACCCCGACGACGCGCAGCGCACCGGGGAGGCCGACGACATCGAGGCCACCGCCAAGTCCTGGACGCTGGGCGAGGTCGGCCAGTTCCGCGAGGCGGTAGCCGATCACCGCCTTTACGCCTGCTGGCTGCTGTCCTGCTATGGGATGCGCCGCTCGGAGGTGCTTGGCCTGCGGTGGTCGGCGGTCAACCTGGATACCGGAACGCTGTCGGTGCGGCGCGGCCGGGTGGCCGTCGGCAATGAGGCCATCGAGGGCGCACCGAAGTCGAAGCGCAGCCGCCGCGATCTGCCGCTACCGGACGACGTGGTGGCCGCGCTGCGGGCGCTGCGTCAGTGCCAGCGCGCCGAAGCGCTGGCGCTCGGCCTCGGGTGGACCGAGGACCGGCCGGTGGCGGTGCGCGGGGACGGCGAGCCGCTGCGTCCCGAGTCCTACACCGACGAGTTCCAGCGTCTGCGCACGCGCGCCGGACTGCGCCGGATCAAGCTGCACGGCCTGCGGAACACGTCGGTTTCGCTCATGCTCGACCAGGGCCACCCACCGCACATCGTCGCCGCCTGGCACGGCCACGATCCGGCGGTGACACTGTCCATCTATGCCGACGTAAAGGCCGACGAATTGCGCGCGGTCGGCGCATCGCTGTTCGGCTGA
- a CDS encoding AAA family ATPase → MNGINSSTAPAGSAHTNGHNGAGDPWTGQGDLGGSAEPLAIKRTQPVDPRGRAHGEPGWDPFDNPAAEVARQEQAKVQAVTEDRKNRWKPHWFALASVDGLPHQWARNLTWKFERHDASRDPVTDAPTLMFCGVDAVEAGASDEVLAALPKLKPADMTALKVRAAAIRQDVRKQVDSMARSMTTGREAAVAIPEPMGLDDLLAEEDENAAYRIGEVWPTGGRVLLAAQYKSGKSTLVGNLVRSLVDGDPFLGRFEVQPVGKVVLIDTELDKRTLRRWLRDQGIHNTTAVTVVSLRGAVSAFDILDAAARSQWAQRFSGADVVILDCLRPVIDALNLSEDKDAGKLLVAFDALLAEAGAEEGMVVTHMGHHNERARGDSRLLDWPDVLLKIVRGGDEADEVGRPRFLSAMGRDVELPEGQLTFDRDTRHLTYAGGNRTESRAADLIDKRLAAVLDVLADARAEGKDGMNTTAIKDAVGGKKDAVVKALAAAKERQLVTVEFVGRAHIYRLAPKVLDPMYLGEKPNADTAPGLAPVVEFPPPQGQGPTTG, encoded by the coding sequence GTGAATGGTATCAACAGCTCCACCGCACCCGCCGGATCGGCACACACCAACGGACACAACGGAGCCGGTGACCCGTGGACCGGGCAGGGCGACCTTGGAGGATCAGCCGAACCGTTGGCTATCAAGCGAACTCAGCCGGTGGATCCGCGTGGCCGCGCACACGGCGAGCCAGGTTGGGATCCGTTTGATAACCCTGCCGCCGAGGTGGCGCGCCAGGAGCAGGCGAAGGTCCAGGCCGTCACGGAGGACCGCAAGAACCGCTGGAAGCCACACTGGTTCGCGCTGGCCAGCGTGGACGGCTTACCCCACCAGTGGGCCCGCAATCTCACGTGGAAGTTCGAGCGCCACGACGCATCCCGCGATCCCGTCACCGACGCCCCCACCCTGATGTTCTGCGGTGTGGACGCGGTAGAGGCCGGCGCTTCCGACGAGGTTCTGGCCGCGCTACCCAAGCTCAAACCGGCTGACATGACCGCACTCAAGGTCCGCGCCGCCGCGATCCGCCAGGACGTCCGCAAGCAGGTGGACAGCATGGCGCGCAGCATGACCACGGGCCGTGAAGCGGCGGTGGCGATTCCCGAGCCGATGGGCCTGGACGACCTGCTGGCTGAGGAGGACGAGAACGCCGCGTACCGCATCGGTGAGGTGTGGCCGACCGGTGGCCGCGTGCTGTTGGCCGCCCAGTACAAGTCGGGCAAGTCGACCTTGGTCGGCAACCTCGTTCGCAGCCTGGTCGACGGTGACCCCTTTCTCGGCCGGTTCGAGGTGCAGCCGGTAGGCAAGGTGGTACTCATCGACACCGAGTTGGACAAGCGAACATTGCGGCGCTGGCTGCGCGACCAGGGCATTCACAACACCACCGCCGTGACGGTGGTGTCGCTACGCGGTGCGGTCTCGGCGTTCGACATTCTCGACGCCGCCGCACGTTCGCAGTGGGCACAACGCTTCTCCGGTGCCGACGTGGTGATCCTGGACTGCCTGCGTCCCGTGATCGACGCGCTCAACCTGTCGGAGGACAAGGACGCAGGCAAGTTGCTGGTGGCCTTCGACGCGCTGCTGGCCGAGGCCGGTGCTGAGGAGGGCATGGTGGTGACCCACATGGGCCACCACAACGAGCGCGCCCGTGGCGACTCACGACTGTTGGACTGGCCCGACGTACTGTTGAAAATCGTGCGGGGCGGGGACGAGGCCGATGAGGTCGGCCGCCCACGGTTCCTGTCGGCAATGGGCCGCGACGTAGAGCTGCCCGAGGGACAGCTGACGTTCGACCGCGACACCCGCCACCTCACCTACGCCGGTGGCAACCGAACGGAATCACGTGCGGCCGACCTGATCGACAAGCGCCTGGCCGCCGTCTTGGACGTGCTCGCGGACGCCCGCGCTGAGGGCAAGGACGGCATGAACACCACCGCGATCAAGGATGCGGTGGGTGGTAAGAAGGACGCCGTCGTCAAGGCGCTAGCGGCGGCCAAGGAGCGTCAGCTCGTCACCGTCGAGTTCGTAGGCCGTGCACATATCTACCGTCTGGCACCCAAGGTGCTGGACCCGATGTATCTGGGCGAGAAGCCAAATGCCGACACCGCGCCGGGCCTGGCTCCGGTGGTCGAATTCCCCCCGCCGCAGGGTCAGGGGCCTACAACGGGATGA
- a CDS encoding excisionase family DNA-binding protein, translated as MTTNASAPAPTPPLMPVLDELRSGPPTVSVGRAAELLGISRAYAYQRIKSGDMPVVRLGVRRVRISALWLLRTLSGESGAA; from the coding sequence ATGACCACCAACGCCAGCGCACCCGCGCCCACTCCACCTCTGATGCCCGTCCTGGACGAACTACGCAGCGGGCCACCGACCGTCAGCGTGGGGCGCGCCGCCGAGCTGCTCGGCATCTCACGCGCGTACGCGTATCAGCGCATCAAATCCGGCGACATGCCGGTGGTCCGGCTCGGTGTGCGTCGTGTACGCATCTCCGCGCTCTGGTTGCTCCGCACCCTGAGCGGCGAGAGCGGCGCTGCGTAG
- a CDS encoding flagellar hook-length control protein: MTTVTAEDAIKAASSVARDIADGNLAPDALERQAVAELSQLMLIEPEPGSDLERLQAESARRVLARGGISTDELAEWLAVQRRRENPHGDQDDAEPADGAGVLLKASSDASVAHSGENDTAPDDTDLKMVQLAAGAEPEPAAPPSNRRILARGRSLPVDPGLLPL; encoded by the coding sequence ATGACCACCGTTACCGCCGAGGATGCGATCAAGGCGGCGTCGTCGGTTGCCCGTGACATCGCCGACGGCAATCTCGCTCCCGACGCGCTGGAGCGCCAGGCGGTGGCCGAGCTGTCGCAGTTGATGCTCATCGAGCCGGAACCCGGCTCCGACCTCGAACGGCTCCAGGCTGAGTCGGCCCGGCGTGTGTTGGCTCGCGGTGGCATCTCGACCGATGAGCTTGCCGAGTGGCTTGCGGTCCAGCGCCGCCGCGAGAACCCCCACGGCGACCAGGACGACGCAGAACCCGCCGATGGTGCCGGTGTGCTGCTTAAGGCCAGTTCGGACGCCAGCGTGGCACACAGCGGCGAAAACGACACCGCGCCAGACGATACCGACCTGAAGATGGTGCAGCTGGCCGCCGGAGCGGAGCCGGAGCCTGCTGCGCCGCCGTCCAATCGCCGCATCTTGGCGCGCGGTCGCAGCCTGCCGGTAGATCCCGGTCTGCTTCCGCTGTAA